In a genomic window of Nocardia fluminea:
- a CDS encoding phage holin family protein, whose product MQLAIRLVINAIAIWAAAAWIDKIDVIVPPEWSAEWGNWGKALVLLIVALVFTAVNAVIKPIVQLLSLPFVIITLGLFLLVVNAGMLWLTAKITELTDYGLRVDGFWAALWGGLIITLVNWVLGILVPDGD is encoded by the coding sequence ATGCAACTAGCAATCCGGTTGGTCATCAACGCCATCGCCATCTGGGCTGCGGCAGCGTGGATCGACAAGATCGACGTCATCGTGCCGCCAGAGTGGTCAGCGGAGTGGGGCAACTGGGGCAAGGCTCTGGTCCTGCTCATCGTCGCGCTCGTGTTCACGGCGGTCAACGCCGTGATCAAGCCGATCGTGCAACTCCTGTCGCTGCCGTTCGTGATCATCACGCTCGGCCTGTTCCTGCTGGTGGTGAACGCGGGAATGCTGTGGCTCACCGCCAAGATCACCGAGCTCACCGACTACGGCCTTCGCGTCGACGGCTTCTGGGCGGCGTTGTGGGGCGGCTTGATCATCACACTGGTCAACTGGGTGCTCGGCATTCTGGTGCCCGACGGCGACTAG
- a CDS encoding 1,4-dihydroxy-2-naphthoate polyprenyltransferase — MATAAEWIEGARPRTLPNAIAPVLAGTGAAASVDGAVWWKAILALLVSLALIVGVNYANDYSDGIRGTDDVRVGPLRLVGSKLASPRAVRTAAVLSLAIGAVAGLVLAVTTAWWLVLIGALCLAGAWFYTGGSKPYGYSGFGEIAVFVFFGLIAVLGTQYVQALRVDWVGLLLAIGVGAFSSAVLVANNLRDIPTDTESGKVTLAVKLGDARTRTLHLVLLAAPFVISLALIARTPWALAGLLALPLAIRANAPVRTGKGGLELIPALRDSGLALLAWSALSALAVGLAG; from the coding sequence ATGGCTACAGCAGCGGAATGGATCGAGGGCGCCCGACCACGGACGCTGCCCAACGCGATCGCACCGGTACTCGCGGGCACCGGCGCCGCCGCGTCGGTCGACGGCGCCGTCTGGTGGAAAGCGATTCTGGCGCTGCTCGTTTCGCTGGCGCTGATCGTCGGGGTGAACTACGCCAACGACTACTCCGACGGCATTCGCGGCACCGACGACGTGCGGGTCGGCCCCCTGCGATTGGTCGGCTCGAAGCTGGCGTCCCCGAGAGCTGTTCGCACCGCCGCGGTGCTCAGCCTCGCGATCGGCGCGGTCGCCGGCCTGGTGCTGGCCGTGACCACCGCGTGGTGGCTGGTGCTGATCGGCGCACTGTGCCTGGCGGGCGCCTGGTTCTACACCGGCGGCAGCAAACCCTACGGCTACAGCGGTTTCGGCGAGATCGCCGTGTTCGTGTTCTTCGGGCTGATCGCGGTGCTCGGCACCCAGTACGTGCAGGCGCTGCGGGTCGACTGGGTGGGTCTGCTGCTCGCGATCGGGGTCGGCGCGTTCTCCAGCGCGGTGCTGGTGGCCAACAACCTGCGTGACATCCCGACCGACACCGAGTCCGGCAAGGTCACCCTCGCGGTGAAACTCGGTGACGCGCGTACCCGCACCCTGCACCTGGTGTTGCTCGCGGCGCCGTTCGTGATCAGCCTCGCGCTGATCGCGCGTACGCCGTGGGCGCTGGCCGGACTGCTCGCGTTGCCGCTGGCGATCCGGGCCAACGCCCCCGTGCGCACCGGCAAGGGCGGGCTGGAACTGATTCCCGCCCTCCGCGATTCGGGGCTGGCCCTGCTGGCCTGGTCGGCGCTGAGCGCGCTGGCCGTCGGGCTCGCCGGCTAG
- a CDS encoding SRPBCC family protein yields MGNFEVSRRTVIAAEPARIHALIDNFHQWRLWSPWEDADPQLARTYTGPESGVGARYAWRGNRKAGAGVMEIKADAEREIGVELTFEKPFKATNFVTFTFVPVAGGTDVTWKMTGTHSGLMGVLGKVFPIDNLIGKDFDKGLARLKTIAESSPA; encoded by the coding sequence ATGGGCAACTTCGAGGTGTCGCGGCGCACCGTCATCGCCGCTGAACCGGCACGGATCCACGCACTGATCGACAACTTCCACCAGTGGCGGCTGTGGTCGCCGTGGGAAGACGCCGACCCGCAGCTCGCGCGGACCTACACCGGCCCGGAATCCGGCGTCGGCGCCCGCTACGCATGGCGGGGCAACCGCAAAGCCGGCGCGGGCGTGATGGAGATCAAGGCCGACGCCGAACGCGAGATCGGCGTGGAGCTCACTTTCGAGAAGCCGTTCAAGGCCACCAATTTCGTCACCTTCACTTTCGTGCCCGTCGCCGGTGGTACCGACGTGACCTGGAAGATGACCGGCACCCATTCCGGTCTGATGGGCGTGCTCGGCAAGGTGTTCCCGATCGACAATCTCATCGGCAAGGACTTCGACAAGGGACTGGCCAGGCTCAAGACGATCGCCGAATCCTCCCCCGCCTGA
- a CDS encoding AfsR/SARP family transcriptional regulator, with the protein MSVPHRGPEGPTSEALSRVVVGVLGVIAIRRDDVLVALPGARARLLLAALAVHPGRARSAASLIDEVWGEQPPRAPMNALHTQVSRLRAMLPDGALEIGPAGYRLRLAADSVDLTAVAALARHAEQHLSAGNPSAGLAAIALARTLWRGEPGADLPDSAPADDLRAAAAELRRHLDHTELTAHTSLRDFTAAIPLARAVAASNPLDESAHTSLIRLLAAADRPNEALEVFAAYRLRLIEELGADPGPTLLALNAAVLRGEPVDPPGTHAPQRTHDADPNGSTPTNRSALDVVGGSVNGQPGSDIGHSAASWPTERHPAVAARSHTEENLVGSSGSSTSDGGDRRNGAQPTESDQNTLPAEAANGTPHRSPSPHTPVPRTALGLRAAPNELLGRTADLDAITDLTHRSRVTTVLGPGGTGKTRVANAVGERLARSVPVVLVELASVQSESEPGAQSRAGIEVAIGQVIGLGEVRETGAIRAGRRLDARTRLREALAARPMVLILDNCEHVIDAAAEVVADLVGSCAQLTVLTTSRSPLAITAESVYPLAPLAIDAAGSPATELFSARARAVRPDVRLDPGTVARLCRTLDGLPLAIELAAARVRTMSVAEIETRLEHRFALLRSGDRSAPHRHRTLHAVIAWSWNLLDPDQQVTLRRLSRFAAGFTLSAAEIVAAGPDVAGAVDGLVGQSLLTVLDDPDGAGIRYRMLETVREFGAEQIAAVDAATDGAESALVRDRMFRWAREFALASFRGYRDGDQVTSVLAVTADLDNLVAVLRTAVDRADAHTAYSVFPVVAMVWVMRGAHLEFTGWAMRLVVVAPPPPASGEAADLQMITHLLTCLHMLFLKDGGVRATAIVRMRARRLLPHPDLDPGLSFLGAVITAQPGRFRLGRLFARGARSPHQQVRIAARVARSNFWENGGNVAGSTLDSLRALDDMDPAEVWGRATVSQHLAQLCGQSARYDEAVTYYREALELMGALRVHDEIMESRCYLAAALVGGGRLEQARAELDFAVRPDDSGISPVDDPTVRRNHRLANAATAIAELELAEGDIDAGLGHYRRGLELLGWPDFEPTPGPGSMMMAAATVSAHVLHGRAPAAADLVAQLIETAAQRLAQYIDLPQIGAVACGLGSYLLAIAPSSSEGLELLTLARTSVARQDGPSMELTAHVALHRGAVGDAAMDAALHRAAGTRRLDAATRIIEILAGLR; encoded by the coding sequence ATGTCTGTACCGCACCGCGGCCCCGAGGGGCCGACCTCCGAGGCTCTCTCCCGCGTTGTCGTGGGGGTCCTCGGCGTGATCGCGATCCGCCGCGACGACGTCTTGGTCGCGCTGCCCGGCGCCCGCGCCAGGCTGCTGCTGGCCGCGCTCGCGGTGCACCCCGGCCGGGCTCGTAGCGCCGCATCGCTGATCGACGAGGTGTGGGGCGAACAACCGCCTCGGGCGCCGATGAACGCGCTGCACACGCAGGTCTCACGCTTGCGGGCGATGCTGCCCGACGGCGCGCTGGAGATCGGCCCCGCCGGCTACCGGCTGCGACTGGCCGCCGACAGCGTCGACCTCACCGCGGTCGCCGCGCTGGCCCGTCACGCCGAACAGCACCTGAGCGCGGGAAACCCCTCCGCGGGCCTCGCCGCGATCGCGCTGGCCCGCACCCTCTGGCGCGGCGAACCGGGCGCCGATCTTCCTGATTCCGCCCCCGCGGACGATCTGCGCGCGGCCGCCGCCGAGCTCCGCCGCCACCTCGATCACACCGAACTCACCGCCCATACCAGCCTGCGCGACTTCACCGCCGCCATCCCGCTGGCCCGCGCGGTCGCGGCGAGCAACCCGCTCGACGAATCCGCGCACACGAGCTTGATCCGTCTGCTGGCCGCCGCGGACCGGCCCAACGAAGCCCTCGAGGTCTTCGCCGCGTACCGCCTGCGCCTGATCGAAGAACTCGGCGCCGACCCCGGACCCACTCTCCTGGCCCTCAACGCGGCCGTCCTGCGTGGTGAACCGGTCGACCCTCCTGGAACCCACGCGCCACAGCGCACCCATGATGCGGACCCGAACGGCTCGACGCCGACGAACCGCTCGGCGCTCGATGTAGTCGGTGGCAGCGTCAACGGACAGCCGGGCTCGGACATCGGGCATTCCGCCGCATCCTGGCCCACCGAGCGGCACCCGGCCGTCGCTGCCCGCTCCCATACCGAGGAAAATCTGGTCGGATCGTCAGGAAGTTCGACCAGCGACGGTGGCGATCGGCGCAACGGCGCACAACCCACCGAGAGCGACCAGAACACGCTGCCCGCCGAAGCGGCGAACGGCACGCCCCACCGATCGCCGTCACCGCACACCCCGGTACCCCGCACAGCACTCGGCCTGCGCGCCGCACCCAATGAATTGCTCGGCCGCACGGCGGATCTCGACGCGATCACCGACCTGACCCACCGCTCCAGGGTGACGACCGTCCTCGGCCCCGGCGGCACCGGCAAGACCAGGGTCGCCAACGCGGTGGGTGAACGGCTGGCCCGCTCCGTGCCGGTGGTGCTCGTCGAATTGGCCTCGGTGCAGTCCGAATCGGAGCCGGGTGCGCAGTCGCGCGCGGGTATCGAGGTCGCGATCGGGCAGGTGATCGGCCTGGGTGAGGTGCGCGAAACCGGCGCCATCCGGGCGGGCAGGCGCCTCGACGCGAGGACCCGCCTGCGTGAGGCGCTCGCGGCCCGGCCGATGGTCTTGATCCTGGACAATTGCGAGCACGTGATCGACGCCGCCGCCGAGGTTGTCGCCGATCTCGTCGGTAGTTGCGCCCAGCTGACCGTGCTCACCACCAGCCGCTCACCGCTGGCGATCACGGCCGAATCCGTGTATCCCCTCGCTCCGCTGGCGATCGACGCCGCCGGTTCGCCTGCCACGGAACTGTTCTCGGCCCGCGCCAGGGCGGTGCGTCCCGACGTGCGCCTCGACCCCGGCACGGTGGCCCGGTTGTGCCGCACCCTCGACGGTCTCCCGCTGGCGATCGAGCTAGCCGCCGCGCGGGTGCGCACGATGAGCGTCGCCGAGATCGAGACCAGGCTCGAACATCGGTTCGCCCTGTTACGCAGTGGCGATCGGTCCGCCCCGCACCGGCACCGCACGCTGCACGCGGTGATCGCCTGGAGCTGGAATCTGCTCGACCCCGATCAGCAGGTGACCTTGCGTCGGCTGAGCCGTTTCGCGGCCGGGTTCACCCTGTCCGCGGCCGAGATCGTCGCCGCCGGACCTGATGTCGCCGGTGCGGTCGACGGGCTGGTCGGCCAGTCCCTGCTGACCGTCCTGGACGACCCCGACGGGGCCGGCATCCGCTATCGCATGCTCGAAACGGTCCGTGAGTTCGGCGCCGAACAGATCGCCGCCGTCGACGCGGCGACCGACGGCGCCGAATCCGCGCTCGTTCGCGACCGGATGTTCCGCTGGGCACGGGAATTCGCGCTGGCGTCGTTTCGCGGTTATCGCGACGGTGATCAGGTGACGTCGGTGCTGGCGGTGACCGCCGACCTCGACAACCTGGTCGCCGTGCTGCGCACCGCCGTCGATCGCGCCGACGCGCACACCGCGTACTCGGTCTTCCCGGTGGTCGCGATGGTGTGGGTGATGCGTGGCGCGCATCTGGAATTCACCGGGTGGGCAATGCGGTTGGTCGTCGTCGCGCCGCCCCCACCGGCCTCGGGCGAGGCCGCCGACCTCCAGATGATCACGCACCTGCTGACCTGCCTGCACATGCTGTTCCTCAAAGACGGTGGCGTGCGCGCGACGGCGATCGTGCGTATGCGCGCGCGACGGTTGCTGCCCCACCCCGATCTCGATCCCGGTCTGTCCTTTCTCGGAGCGGTGATCACCGCGCAGCCCGGTCGATTCCGGTTGGGCAGGCTCTTCGCGCGGGGCGCGCGCTCGCCTCATCAGCAGGTCAGGATCGCCGCGAGGGTGGCCCGTTCCAACTTCTGGGAGAACGGCGGCAATGTCGCGGGCTCCACCCTCGACTCCTTGCGCGCTCTCGACGACATGGACCCGGCGGAGGTCTGGGGCAGGGCCACGGTGTCTCAGCACCTGGCCCAGCTGTGCGGCCAGTCCGCGCGCTACGACGAGGCCGTGACGTACTACCGCGAGGCGCTGGAGCTGATGGGCGCGCTCCGCGTGCACGACGAGATCATGGAGAGCCGCTGCTATCTGGCCGCGGCGCTGGTGGGCGGTGGCAGGCTCGAGCAGGCGCGCGCCGAACTCGACTTCGCGGTGCGACCCGACGATTCCGGCATCAGTCCGGTGGACGACCCCACGGTGCGCCGCAATCACCGCCTGGCCAACGCCGCGACGGCCATCGCCGAACTCGAACTCGCCGAGGGCGACATCGACGCCGGACTCGGCCATTACCGTCGCGGGCTCGAGCTGCTCGGCTGGCCCGACTTCGAGCCGACGCCCGGTCCCGGTTCGATGATGATGGCGGCGGCCACCGTCAGTGCCCATGTGCTGCACGGCCGGGCACCCGCTGCCGCCGACCTGGTGGCACAGCTGATCGAGACCGCCGCTCAACGCCTTGCCCAGTACATCGACCTGCCGCAGATCGGGGCGGTCGCGTGCGGACTCGGTTCCTACCTGCTCGCCATCGCGCCCTCGAGTAGCGAGGGGCTCGAACTGCTCACCCTCGCCAGGACATCGGTGGCCAGGCAGGACGGTCCGTCGATGGAACTGACCGCCCACGTCGCCCTGCACCGAGGTGCCGTCGGCGACGCCGCGATGGACGCCGCTCTGCATCGCGCGGCGGGTACCCGCCGTCTCGACGCCGCGACCCGCATCATCGAGATTCTCGCCGGACTGCGCTGA
- a CDS encoding ABC transporter permease: MTAVLTAPPTTDEFLQASDRISLRDTISTSFTMAYRGLLKIKHNPEQLFDVTVQPILFTALFTYIFGGAISGSVSGYLPVLIPGILVQTVVLTSVVTGTQLREDMDKGVFDRFKSLPIARVSALSGALLADMVRYAIASTLTVLVGLCLGYRPGGGLAGVVAACLVVVVCSFAVSWIWALVGVTGKSAASVQGISMMVMFPLTFMSGAFAPVSTMPGWMQALNHANPVYYMVNTCRALMNDNSYGTDLVWSLVGSLVVIAIFAPLAVRAYMRRA, translated from the coding sequence ATGACCGCAGTTCTCACCGCTCCCCCGACCACTGACGAGTTTCTCCAGGCCAGCGACCGAATCAGCCTGCGCGACACCATCTCCACCTCGTTCACGATGGCCTATCGCGGCCTGCTCAAGATCAAACACAATCCCGAACAGCTCTTCGACGTGACGGTGCAGCCGATCCTGTTCACGGCGCTGTTCACCTACATCTTCGGCGGCGCGATCTCGGGCAGCGTGTCCGGCTACCTGCCGGTGCTGATCCCGGGCATCCTGGTGCAAACCGTGGTGCTGACCTCGGTGGTCACCGGCACGCAGCTGCGCGAGGACATGGACAAGGGCGTGTTCGACCGCTTCAAATCCCTGCCCATCGCCCGGGTCTCGGCGCTGTCCGGTGCGCTGCTGGCCGACATGGTGCGCTACGCCATCGCCTCGACCCTGACCGTGCTCGTCGGACTGTGCCTCGGCTACCGGCCGGGCGGCGGACTGGCCGGCGTGGTCGCGGCCTGCCTGGTGGTCGTGGTGTGCTCGTTCGCGGTCAGCTGGATCTGGGCGCTGGTCGGCGTCACCGGCAAAAGCGCGGCGTCCGTGCAGGGCATCTCGATGATGGTGATGTTCCCGCTGACGTTCATGTCCGGCGCCTTCGCCCCGGTGAGCACCATGCCGGGCTGGATGCAGGCGCTCAATCACGCCAACCCGGTGTACTACATGGTCAACACCTGCCGGGCACTGATGAACGACAACAGTTACGGCACCGACCTCGTCTGGTCGCTGGTCGGGTCGCTCGTGGTGATCGCGATCTTCGCGCCACTGGCGGTGCGGGCCTACATGCGCCGCGCCTGA
- a CDS encoding ATP-binding cassette domain-containing protein, with translation MTYTPTSSLAVEADGLVKVFGKQRAVDGVSLTVPRGAVYGVLGPNGAGKTTTIKMLATLLRPDGGSARIFGRDVVAEPNAVRSLIGVTGQYASVDEELTATENLIIFARLLGLNRGDARRKAVDLLAEFDLAEAASKPLKNFSGGMRRRLDLAASLISTPPLLFLDEPTTGLDPRTRAQMWDTIRRLVREGATVLLTTQYLDEADQLADRIAVIDRGKVIADGTADELKASIGGASVHLTLVDPEQLDEARRIVGDFLGVSAQVSPEAGRLTAPLPDPNLTADLLIRLRDWEVGVEEITVSKPTLDEVFLTITGHPADESDDTERSAA, from the coding sequence ATGACTTACACACCCACTTCATCCCTCGCCGTCGAGGCGGACGGGCTGGTCAAGGTGTTCGGGAAGCAGCGGGCGGTCGACGGTGTCAGCCTGACGGTGCCGCGCGGCGCCGTCTACGGCGTGCTCGGACCGAACGGCGCGGGCAAGACCACGACCATCAAGATGCTGGCGACCCTGCTGCGTCCCGACGGCGGCAGCGCCCGGATCTTCGGCCGCGACGTCGTGGCCGAACCGAACGCGGTGCGCTCGCTCATCGGCGTCACCGGCCAGTACGCCTCGGTCGACGAGGAACTCACCGCCACCGAGAACCTGATCATCTTCGCCCGCCTGCTCGGCCTGAACAGGGGTGACGCCCGGCGCAAGGCCGTCGACCTGCTCGCCGAGTTCGACCTCGCCGAGGCCGCGTCCAAGCCGCTGAAGAACTTCTCCGGCGGCATGCGCAGGCGCCTCGACCTCGCCGCGAGCCTCATCTCCACCCCGCCGCTGCTGTTCCTCGACGAACCGACCACCGGCCTCGATCCCCGCACACGCGCGCAGATGTGGGACACCATCCGGCGGCTGGTCCGCGAGGGCGCGACGGTGCTGCTCACCACCCAGTACCTCGACGAGGCCGATCAGCTGGCCGACCGGATCGCGGTGATCGACCGCGGCAAGGTGATCGCCGACGGCACCGCCGACGAGCTCAAGGCCTCCATCGGCGGCGCCTCGGTCCACCTGACACTGGTCGATCCCGAACAACTCGACGAGGCCCGCCGCATCGTCGGCGACTTCCTCGGCGTGAGCGCGCAGGTCAGCCCCGAAGCGGGCAGGCTCACCGCGCCGCTGCCCGACCCGAATCTCACCGCCGACCTGCTGATCCGGTTGCGTGACTGGGAGGTCGGGGTCGAGGAGATCACCGTCAGCAAGCCGACGCTCGACGAGGTCTTCCTCACCATCACCGGCCACCCGGCCGACGAATCCGACGACACCGAACGGAGCGCGGCATGA
- the menE gene encoding o-succinylbenzoate--CoA ligase, protein MPTGSGVSEVMPHLRQALDGGGPAWLPIPTTDRREARRLSDALKPGDPIDDDVALVVTTSGTTGIPKGALLGAEALRASGNATHDRLGGPGSWLLALPTHHIAGIQVLLRSILAGTEPTVLDVSGGFLPEALAGAVGAMRGPRRYTALVPTQLIKSLDSPVAAKALAELDGVLVGGAATPAPVLDRARDLGITVVRTYGMSETCGGCVYEGVPLDGTEVRIEDGRVILGGAMIARGYRNLPDHPAFAEPGWFRTEDAGSFDDGVLSISGRLDEAIMTGGLLVIPQVVEAVLANHPGIRECIVLGLPDERLGQRVAVAIVPAPGAAPTLDEIRAHVVAELDSIAAPRELSVLSEIPLRGPGKPDRTALRKLLLAE, encoded by the coding sequence ATGCCGACCGGTTCCGGGGTCAGCGAAGTGATGCCCCACCTGCGCCAAGCCCTCGACGGCGGCGGCCCGGCATGGTTACCGATCCCGACCACCGATCGGCGGGAGGCGCGCAGGCTCTCCGACGCGCTCAAGCCGGGCGATCCGATCGACGACGATGTCGCGTTGGTCGTGACCACCTCGGGCACCACCGGAATCCCCAAGGGCGCGTTGCTCGGCGCCGAGGCACTGCGGGCCAGTGGCAACGCGACCCATGACCGCCTCGGCGGGCCGGGCAGCTGGCTACTGGCGCTGCCCACCCATCACATCGCCGGTATCCAGGTGTTGCTGCGCAGCATTCTCGCCGGTACCGAGCCGACCGTGCTCGATGTGTCGGGCGGTTTCCTGCCCGAGGCGCTGGCTGGAGCCGTCGGCGCGATGCGTGGACCGCGCCGCTACACCGCGCTGGTGCCGACGCAGCTGATCAAATCGCTGGATTCGCCGGTGGCGGCCAAGGCGCTGGCCGAACTCGACGGTGTCCTGGTCGGCGGTGCGGCCACGCCGGCGCCGGTGCTGGATCGGGCCCGTGACCTCGGTATCACCGTGGTACGCACGTACGGGATGAGCGAAACGTGCGGCGGGTGCGTCTACGAGGGCGTGCCGCTCGACGGCACCGAGGTGCGGATCGAGGACGGTCGCGTGATCCTCGGCGGCGCGATGATCGCGCGCGGTTACCGCAATCTGCCCGATCATCCGGCCTTCGCCGAGCCCGGCTGGTTCCGGACCGAGGACGCGGGCTCCTTCGACGACGGCGTGCTCTCGATCTCGGGCCGCCTCGACGAGGCGATCATGACCGGCGGGCTGCTGGTGATTCCGCAAGTGGTGGAGGCTGTGCTGGCCAACCACCCCGGTATCCGCGAGTGCATCGTGCTCGGCCTGCCCGACGAACGGCTCGGTCAGCGGGTCGCGGTCGCGATCGTGCCGGCACCCGGTGCCGCGCCGACGCTGGACGAGATCCGTGCCCACGTGGTGGCCGAACTCGACTCGATCGCCGCACCGCGCGAACTGTCCGTACTGTCCGAAATCCCACTACGCGGCCCCGGCAAGCCCGACCGCACGGCCCTACGCAAGCTCCTGCTGGCCGAATAG